The stretch of DNA AAATCTAACCTGTAACCCCACTCATTGTCGTACCAAGCAACGACCTTAACCATATCATCACCCATGACCATGGTGAGAGACGAGTCAATGGTAGATGACACATCAGAGCACCTGAAATCGACAGACACGAGAGGGATGTCGCACACGTCCAAGACGCCTTTCAAGGGACCTGCAGCTGCTTTCCTGAAGGCGTTGTTCACGTCCTCAGCTGATATTCCTTTCTTCGCAACGTTGACCACAAGGTCAACAACGGAGACATTAGGGGTCGGGACTCGGAGGGCAATCCCGTTGAGCTTGCCCTTAAGCTGGGGCAAGACTAAGGACACGGCCTTGGCGGCACCTGTGCTGGTTGGGACTATGTTTAGTGCTGCTGCCCTGGCTCTCCTTAAATCTCTGTGTGATGCATCTAACAATCTCTGTAGTAATCGAAATAGCACAAATCATCAAATAAGACGGTTTACATTATGAGACGGTCTATTTTTGTAAAAAGAACTAATTATTTATTGCTAATAAAGGAGTTGTCTTTTTATACAATGGGACAGTCCGTCTCACACAATAATTACTGTCAATTAGTAGACACAATATATGTTACGGAGTATTACCTGGTCACCGGTGTAGGAGTGAGTGGTGGTCATTGTTCCTTTCACAATTCCTGCAAGCAAAGACCGTCACAAGTCCGCATATCAGGTGAACGAAGGGCAACCttccattaaatttatttatataTCGACTTTGGCACACTGGTTACGGTGTTGCTTTGTGACCGTGAGATCACGGGTTCAAGTCCTTGGAGCggcctcttgccaaaatggcaagggaaggcttgccccaattacacccttgtggtgggaccctcgcctagcggggacgccatcgtgcaccgggctgccctttttatcgactttttatttttattttaaagtttttcccTTCTTTGTAAAGCGTATGGAAACGATAATTATGGATATCAGGTCTGTGCATCCACTTGAATTCTAATTGTCATATAAGATCGCTGTATCGATTGCTTACCGAGTTCTTCATCCAACACCTTAACAAATGGAGCCAAACAGTTGGTGGTGCAAGAAGCGTTGCTGCAAAACAACATTGTTTCAGTGACTTATAGGCTATTTAAGCGTATATACTCCGTATCATCAGAAGCAGGAAACCGAGCTAACAGTAATTGAAAGGAATACATATTAAAAAGATGAGAAACCTGATGATGTTAGCAACATCATGGGAGTAGTCTCCCTCGTTTACACCAACGACATAGGTGGGAATGTCGGCGCCCTTGGCGGGAGCAGTGATGATGACTTTCTTGGCACCTGCTTGGATGTGTTTCCCAGCACCAGGACCATCAACAAACACTCCAGTACCCTGCACGAGTTCATTTGTTAATCGTCCATTTTATAACCTAATACCAATCTTCCACCTTCAACGCAGCCACAGGCACACAATTATTTGGCCTTAATACGCAACAGAAAACAAAAAAGAAGCAAAATTACTGACAAAATTAATCTATTTCCTGCAGAATCAGTCTACTGATAACTCAGCTCAATTTTCGTTATGGGTCATCCATAAATAGTCTTACGCTTCACACCACATAAGTAAGGTTTGTGTACATCCGACCTTTTTATCCTACCAAAGGCGGGGAGCCTCTAAGACGGTAACAACAATGTTGTTCTATGACTTCATGCCAAACAGACCATGAGATTCACAAATCACAAGTTCACAATCTCAATCAACATATTCACGTCGACGTTATAAATTATCGACCTAACTGATGGTTTAAGAGCACAAACCGGTGTATCGAGCAGAGGAACACTAACTAATGAAACTATAAGGCACTGCAGCAACAACATTACATTATTTAAGTGCTCAAGGTAAGGTAAATAAGGCCACGCTTTGCATAATTTTtagtgacaaaaaaaaaaaaagtgagagagagagagaagataaTACCTCAATGACAATGTCAATGCCAAGTTCAGCCCAAGGGAGCTTAAGTGGGTCTCTGCTCGAGACGACCTTTATATGCTTGCCGTCTACGCTGATGGTCTCGTTATCGACAATCTTCACATCAGCCTTGAAGGTACCCAATATGGAATCATACTTGAGCAAATGTGATGCCTACATTTTACATGCTTATTATTATTAGCACACTGTCACATAATGGACCTCTGAAAAAATTATGGGAAGCAAAAATAATGATTTCAAGTATACAAAATGCTTACATTCTTAACACCACCGCTGTCATTGACAACGACGACATCGAGTGGTGAGTCCTTACGACCGTGCCAGCACCTAAGGAAGTTTCTGCCGATACGTCCAAATCCATTGATTGCCACCTTCAACTTGGCCACAGTTT from Silene latifolia isolate original U9 population chromosome 10, ASM4854445v1, whole genome shotgun sequence encodes:
- the LOC141604643 gene encoding glyceraldehyde-3-phosphate dehydrogenase B, chloroplastic, whose amino-acid sequence is MGSHAALASSRIPTTTRLPTKITQQHSFPAQCSFKKLDVADFSGLRSTNGAMFTREASFHDAVAAQLTIKTNGAAPIRGETVAKLKVAINGFGRIGRNFLRCWHGRKDSPLDVVVVNDSGGVKNASHLLKYDSILGTFKADVKIVDNETISVDGKHIKVVSSRDPLKLPWAELGIDIVIEGTGVFVDGPGAGKHIQAGAKKVIITAPAKGADIPTYVVGVNEGDYSHDVANIISNASCTTNCLAPFVKVLDEELGIVKGTMTTTHSYTGDQRLLDASHRDLRRARAAALNIVPTSTGAAKAVSLVLPQLKGKLNGIALRVPTPNVSVVDLVVNVAKKGISAEDVNNAFRKAAAGPLKGVLDVCDIPLVSVDFRCSDVSSTIDSSLTMVMGDDMVKVVAWYDNEWGYSQRVVDLAHLVASKWPGVKVAGGSGDPLEEFCETNPADDECKVFES